Proteins encoded together in one Microcebus murinus isolate Inina chromosome 16, M.murinus_Inina_mat1.0, whole genome shotgun sequence window:
- the DEFB129 gene encoding beta-defensin 129 — translation MKLLFPVFASLMLQYQVNTEYFGLKRCLKGLGRCKDQCNVDEKQVQECKKKKCCIGLRVLELIQNYMQHEIPHILSEDTPKMLNTTKDLSAMIQTKHILPGALPQIKNSSSFANINSIIIPIVVSENSATTSTRTPGHNTDTATSTKNDTKKSKDSAVFPPAAPPPP, via the exons ATGAAGCTCCTTTTTCCTGTCTTTGCCAGCCTCATGCTACAATACCAGGTGAACACAG AATATTTTGGCTTGAAAAGGTGTTTAAAGGGTTTGGGGAGATGCAAGGACCAGTGCAATGTGGATGAAAAACAGGTGCAGGAatgcaagaagaaaaaatgttgtaTTGGACTCAGAGTGCTTGAGTTGATACAAAACTACATGCAACATGAAATTCCCCACATACTTAGCGAAGACACCCCAAAAATGCTAAACACTACAAAGGATTTAAGTGCCATGAtacaaacaaaacatattttaccTGGGGCTCTCCCCCAGATCAAAAACTCCAGCTCTTTTGCCAATATCAACTCCATCATCATCCCAATTGTCGTCTCTGAGAACTCTGCCACCACCAGCACCAGGACACCAGGACATAACACAGACACTGCTACTTCTACCAAGAACGACACCAAGAAAAGCAAGGATTCTGCTGTTTTCCCACCAGCAGCACCACCTCCCCCATAA
- the DEFB128 gene encoding beta-defensin 128, giving the protein MKLFLVLIILLFEVPTDGAGLKKCFNNVTGYCRKKCKIGEIYESKCLNGKLCCVIEEENKTHLKAYKPKEPDNDAFDEKMDYLMLPTVTYFTVMP; this is encoded by the exons ATGAAGCTGTTTCTGGTTCTTATTATTCTGCTGTTTGAGGTACCCACAG ATGGGGCAGGACTCAAAAAATGCTTTAATAATGTAACAGGCTACTGCAGGAAGAAATGCAAAATAGGGGAAATCTATGAATCGAAATGTCTAAATGGGAAATTATGTTGTGttattgaagaagaaaacaaaacacatttgaaagCTTACAAGCCGAAAGAACCTGATAACGATGCGTTTGATGAGAAGATGGACTACCTTATGCTGCCCACTGTCACCTATTTCACAGTCATGCCCTAA
- the DEFB127 gene encoding LOW QUALITY PROTEIN: beta-defensin 127 (The sequence of the model RefSeq protein was modified relative to this genomic sequence to represent the inferred CDS: deleted 1 base in 1 codon) codes for MGLFLIIAILLFQKPTVTEQLKKCWDDHIQGHCRRICKITERREVLCGMSDRYCCLSIKDIEARKRITQPPRPKPPELALTLPQDEDIKHTSSTYNIYST; via the exons ATGGGGCTCTTCCTGATCATTGCAATTTTGCTGTTCCAGAAACCAACAG TAACTGAACAACTTAAGAAGTGCTGGGATGACCATATACAAGGACATTGCAGGAGAATCTGCAAAATAACCGAAAGACGTGAGGTGCTATGTGGA ATGAGCGATAGATACTGTTGCCTCAGTATCAAGGACATAGAAGCTCGTAAAAGAATTACACAGCCACCTCGTCCAAAACCGCCAGAACTTGCACTGACTCTTCCTCAAGATGAagatataaaacacacttcctcAACCTACAACATATATTCTACATAA